A section of the Jaculus jaculus isolate mJacJac1 chromosome 6, mJacJac1.mat.Y.cur, whole genome shotgun sequence genome encodes:
- the LOC101598926 gene encoding LOW QUALITY PROTEIN: GLIPR1-like protein 2 (The sequence of the model RefSeq protein was modified relative to this genomic sequence to represent the inferred CDS: inserted 3 bases in 2 codons; substituted 3 bases at 3 genomic stop codons) produces the protein MIGLLQEKEKLQYQRPTWDVALAXTARAXGKKCVLECNIYLDDIRMVHPIFCGIGKNMWVGLEKEFTSNIAIRILFEERKKYNFANGTCIDNCSHYIKLVWEXSYKVGCAVTPCXKIGNIINTALFICNYAPGETLTRRPYEAGVXCTQCGPHDKYTDLLCSDADHDQATYYQFWYPHWEVPHPLVCDPLCMFILLLRILCFILCIIIVFTTQCQFPNALLKKQMIFTHEESELDTSTIETKAIEKRKESEVENEGEEREEEMEEDEDEEQ, from the exons atgattgggcttctgcaggAGAAGGAAAAActtcagtatcagaggcca ACTTGGGATGTAGCTTTAGCATGAACTGCAAGAGCATGAGGGAAAAAATGTGTGCTtgaatgtaatatttatttagacGACATAAGAATGGTCCATCCCATATTTTGTGGTATTGGCAAAAATATGTGGGTTGGCCTTGAAAAAGAATTTACTTCAAATATTGCTATCAGAATTTTGTTTGAAGAGAGGAAAAAGTATAATTTTGCAAATGGCACTTGCATTGATAACTGTTCTCATTATATTAAG CTTGTTTGGGA CTCTTACAAAGTTGGTTGTGCTGTTACTCCATGTTAAAAAATTGGAAATATCATTAATACAGCACTTTTCATATGCAATTATGCTCCAGG AGAAACTTTAACAAGAAGGCCTTATGAAGCAGGAG TTTGCACTCAATGTGGTCCTCATGACAAGTACACAGATCTTCTGTgca GTGATGCAGATCATGACCAAGCCAC ATATTACCAATTTTGGTATCCACATTGGGAAGTGCCCCACCCACTTGTGTGTGATCCATtgtgcatgtttattttattattgagaatACTGTGTTTTATTCTGTGTATCATAATTGTCTTCACAACACAATGTCAGTTTCCAAATGCCTTATTGAAAAAACAAATGATATTTACCCATGAAGAATCTGAATTAGACACAAGCACTATAGAAACTAAGGCtatagagaagagaaaagaatcaGAAGTAGAGaatgagggggaagagagagaggaagaaatggaggaagatGAGGATGAAGAGCAGTAA